The Stenotrophomonas sp. ZAC14D1_NAIMI4_1 DNA segment GCACGCGGTGTGGCACGCCTGACGGCAAGATGATCGTGGAGGGCATGGGCCCGGTGAAGAAGCTGATGGAAACCAAGTACGGCTTTGGTACCGCGAAGCTCGGCTTTCCAGGGGGGTAGGAGGGGGATGGGGACTCTGCGAGGGCATCATTTCGCTTGCCTGACCGGATGCAGTAGCGGCGCGGCTGTTCCCGCTCTAACACCCCAGCTTCTCCACATCCGCTGTGGAACGAAGCCCAATCAACCTGTGGATAGGTGGCGCAGAGCCTTGTACCAAAAGGCTCTGCATGACGTGGTGAAAAAATCACCACGCCTTCCATGCTGGCGAGGTCGGCGCCCCTGCAGGGATCCGACCGGCAGGGCCGGCCATTGGCCGGCACGCCTTACTCCGCCACCACGCGTGCTCGCAGCGAATTGGTCAGTGCCTCGGTGATCACCACGTCCACGAACTGGCCGATCAGGCGCGCCGGCGCCGGGAAGTTCACCGAACGCATGTTCTCGGTCTTGCCGGTCAGCTCATTCGGGTTCTTGCGCGAGGGGCCTTCCACCAGCACGGTCTGCACGGTGCCGACCATCTTTTCAGAGATGCCGGCCGCATGCGCGTTGATGCGTTCCTGCAGGCGCGACAGGCGCGCATGCTTCTCCGCATCACTGATCGTGTCCTCCAGGTCGGCGGCCGGGGTGCCCGGGCGACGCGAATAGATGAAGGAGAAGCTGTGATCGAAGCCGATATCCTCGATCAGCTTCATGGTCTTCTCGAAATCGGCATCGGTCTCGCCGGGGAAGCCGACGATGAAGTCCGAGCTGATCGAGATGTCCGGGCGTACCGCACGCAGCTTGCGGATCTTCGACTTGAATTCCAGCGCGGTGTAGCCGCGCTTCATCGCCGACAGCACCCGGTCGCTGCCGGCCTGTACCGGCAGGTGCAGGAAGTTGGCCAGCTGCGGCACATCGCGGAACGCGTCGATCAGTGAATCGCTGAACTCCAGCGGATGCGAGGTGGTGAAGCGGATGCGGCCCACGCCGTCGATCTCGGCGATGGTGCGGATCAGCAGGCCCAGGTCGGCGAACTCGCCATCACCGTAGGGACCGCGGTAAGCGTTGACGTTCTGCCCGAGCAGGTTGATCTCGCGCACGCCCTGCGCGGCAAGCTGCGCCACTTCCACCACCACGTCCTCGAAGGGGCGGCTGACTTCGGTGCCGCGGGTGTAGGGCACCACGCAGAACGAGCAGTACTTGGAGCAGCCTTCCATGATCGAGACGAACGCCGAGGCGCCTTCGGCGCGCGGTTCCGGCAGGCGGTCGAACTTCTCGATCTCGGGGAAGCTGATGTCCACCTGCGGGCGCTTCTGCTCGCGGCGGGCGCGGATCAGTTCCGGCAGGCGGTGCAGGGTCTGCGGGCCGAACACCAGGTCCACGAACGGCGCGCGCTTGATGATCGCTTCGCCTTCCTGCGAGGCCACGCAGCCGCCCACGCCGATGATGACTTCACGGCCCTTGTTCTTCAGGCTCTTCCACACGCCGAGCTGGCTGAACACCTTTTCCTGCGCCTTCTCGCGGATGGAGCAGGTGTTGACCAGGATGACGTCGGCGTCGTCCGGGGTCTCGGTCAGTTCCAGGCCATCGCTGGCGGCAAGCACGTCGGCCATCTTGGCCGAGTCGTACTCGTTCATCTGGCAACCGTGGGTCTTGATGTACAGCTTGCCTTTCACCTGGTCGGGCTTGCGCGGACCGGCGGGCAGGGCAACGAGCGGGGTACCGCCCGGGGCGGGCGGGAAGACGTCTGGCGTCCCGGTCATGGCGCTTAATCCATTCGGGTGGCGGGAAAGCGGGCAATTCTACCCGCATCCCGCGCCGCCCGCCGTGCTCCTGTAGAGCCGAGCCCACGCTCGGCTACCCTTACGCCGCCACCAGCTCCGCGTCGATCTGGCGGGACCGGTCGAACGCGGCCAGCGTGCTCATCCGGTCGATGTAGGTCGCGGTGGCCGGGGCCGGCTGCACCAGTCCGAACTCGCGCATCCAGCCCAGCGCATTGCCCCACAGGATGTCGGCCGCGCTCAGGGTCTCGCCAAGCAGGTACGGCCCCTGCGCCAGCTGCGCCTCGATCACCTGCAGCACGGTCTCGGCATCGTTGTAGGGCGACATCATCCGCGGCGGCGGCTCGCGATGCATGGCCTTGTCGGTCATGGCCGGCTCGAAGCAGGCACCGTAGAAGGCCATCCAGCGCAGGTAGGGCCCGCGCTGCCCGTCACCGATCGGCGGCGCCAGCCCGGCTTCCGGGTACAGGTCGGCCAGGTACAGGTAGATGGCCACCTGTTCGGTCACCAGCGCGCCGTTGTGGATGATGGCCGGCACCTTGCCCATCGGGTTGATGGCCAGGTAGGCCGGGGCCAGGTTGGCGCCAGCCTTCAGATCCAGCACCTGCAGGCGGTAGTCGGCGTCCAGGGCTTCGAGCAGGGCGACGGCGCCGCTCGAGCGTGAACGGGCGGCGTGGTAGAGGGTGATCTGGCGTGCGGTCATGGCAGGGCTCCTTGCGAGGGGTGGTGAACCGGGAGGCCATGCTGGGGCACAATCGCGGACGACTTCTGTCCTCGATTCCGCATGCGCCATACCGCCCACCGACTGCTGCGACTGATCGCCCTGCTGCAGGCCCGCCGGCACTGGTCCGGGGCCGAGCTGGCCGAGCGCATGGGCGTGGACCGGCGCAGCATCCGTCGCGAC contains these protein-coding regions:
- a CDS encoding glutathione S-transferase family protein, whose product is MTARQITLYHAARSRSSGAVALLEALDADYRLQVLDLKAGANLAPAYLAINPMGKVPAIIHNGALVTEQVAIYLYLADLYPEAGLAPPIGDGQRGPYLRWMAFYGACFEPAMTDKAMHREPPPRMMSPYNDAETVLQVIEAQLAQGPYLLGETLSAADILWGNALGWMREFGLVQPAPATATYIDRMSTLAAFDRSRQIDAELVAA
- the miaB gene encoding tRNA (N6-isopentenyl adenosine(37)-C2)-methylthiotransferase MiaB, encoding MTGTPDVFPPAPGGTPLVALPAGPRKPDQVKGKLYIKTHGCQMNEYDSAKMADVLAASDGLELTETPDDADVILVNTCSIREKAQEKVFSQLGVWKSLKNKGREVIIGVGGCVASQEGEAIIKRAPFVDLVFGPQTLHRLPELIRARREQKRPQVDISFPEIEKFDRLPEPRAEGASAFVSIMEGCSKYCSFCVVPYTRGTEVSRPFEDVVVEVAQLAAQGVREINLLGQNVNAYRGPYGDGEFADLGLLIRTIAEIDGVGRIRFTTSHPLEFSDSLIDAFRDVPQLANFLHLPVQAGSDRVLSAMKRGYTALEFKSKIRKLRAVRPDISISSDFIVGFPGETDADFEKTMKLIEDIGFDHSFSFIYSRRPGTPAADLEDTISDAEKHARLSRLQERINAHAAGISEKMVGTVQTVLVEGPSRKNPNELTGKTENMRSVNFPAPARLIGQFVDVVITEALTNSLRARVVAE